The following proteins come from a genomic window of Mariniflexile sp. TRM1-10:
- a CDS encoding rhamnogalacturonidase has product MKNIYLLIITVLLVSCNQKTKIVETDLFPDGTKIPDWFHDYSKINPEDLGAFYTITDYGVSNDSTLIQTEAIQNTIDEAYRNGGGVIVIPKGTFLSGALFFKPNTHLHVAEGGVLKGSDNIADYPFKPSRIEGQSIEYFSALVNAFGIDGFTITGKGTIDGNGLKYWEAFWQRRKENPKCTNLEVSRPRLVFIWKCNNVQVQDVKLRNSGFWTSHYYQCNNVKILDLRITSPHEPVKAPSTDAIDIDVCNNMLIKGCYMAVNDDAIALKGGKGPWADKDPSNGENTNIIIEDCEFGFCHAALTNGSESIHNKNIVMRNCVVKEAKRLLWLKMRPDTAQKYEYITVENITGEAHSFIYIKPWTQFFDLKGRKDVPLSYSNHITMRNIDLKCDIFYDMKITEYDKLSNFTFENIKVEAKDATYDKSIINGVTFKNVEVNGELIK; this is encoded by the coding sequence ATGAAAAACATTTATTTACTAATTATTACAGTATTACTCGTATCATGCAATCAAAAAACCAAAATAGTAGAAACCGATCTTTTTCCTGACGGAACTAAAATTCCTGATTGGTTTCATGACTATTCTAAAATAAACCCTGAAGATTTAGGTGCTTTTTATACCATCACCGATTATGGTGTTAGTAACGACAGTACCTTAATACAAACAGAAGCCATTCAAAATACTATAGATGAAGCTTACAGAAATGGCGGCGGTGTTATTGTAATTCCTAAAGGGACTTTTTTAAGTGGTGCGCTGTTTTTTAAACCAAATACCCATTTACATGTCGCCGAAGGTGGTGTTTTAAAGGGTTCTGATAATATTGCCGATTACCCATTTAAACCTTCTAGAATTGAAGGGCAAAGTATTGAATATTTCTCAGCCTTAGTAAATGCCTTTGGTATAGACGGATTTACCATTACCGGAAAAGGGACTATTGACGGAAACGGTTTAAAATATTGGGAGGCTTTCTGGCAACGTAGAAAAGAAAACCCTAAATGCACCAATTTAGAAGTATCAAGACCACGATTGGTATTTATTTGGAAATGCAATAACGTACAAGTACAAGATGTGAAATTGCGAAACTCTGGTTTTTGGACCAGTCATTATTACCAATGTAATAACGTGAAAATTTTAGATTTACGCATTACTTCGCCACATGAACCAGTAAAAGCTCCAAGTACCGATGCTATTGATATAGATGTATGTAACAACATGCTAATTAAAGGTTGCTATATGGCAGTAAACGACGATGCCATTGCTTTAAAAGGTGGCAAAGGTCCTTGGGCAGATAAAGACCCTAGCAATGGCGAAAACACCAATATTATAATTGAAGATTGCGAATTCGGATTTTGTCATGCCGCCTTAACAAACGGAAGCGAATCCATACATAACAAAAACATAGTGATGCGTAATTGTGTCGTAAAAGAAGCCAAACGTTTATTATGGCTAAAAATGCGTCCCGATACAGCCCAAAAATACGAATACATAACCGTTGAAAATATTACAGGTGAAGCCCATAGCTTTATTTATATTAAACCCTGGACACAGTTTTTCGACTTAAAAGGAAGAAAAGATGTGCCTCTATCATATTCAAACCATATTACGATGAGAAATATTGACTTAAAGTGCGATATTTTTTATGATATGAAGATTACCGAATACGACAAGCTTTCCAATTTTACATTTGAAAACATAAAAGTTGAAGCCAAAGATGCCACTTACGATAAAAGCATCATTAATGGCGTTACTTTTAAAAATGTTGAAGTAAATGGCGAACTCATTAAGTAA
- the panB gene encoding 3-methyl-2-oxobutanoate hydroxymethyltransferase has translation MSTAKKEYKRVTVKTLVDMKANGEKISMLTAYDYTMAKIVDGAGIDVILVGDSASNVMAGHETTLPITLDQMIYHASSVIRAIDRALVVVDLPFGSYQSDPKEALRSAIRIMKESGGHAVKLEGGKEIKESIKRILNAGIPVMGHLGLTPQSIYKFGTYTVRAKEEEEALRLIEDAKMLERIGCFAIVLEKIPAKLAQEVAESVSIPIIGIGAGNGVDGQVLVLHDMLGMTHEFHPRFLRRYMNLYEDMTNAISQYVEDVKSIDFPNDNEQY, from the coding sequence ATGTCTACTGCAAAAAAAGAATATAAACGTGTTACTGTAAAAACACTGGTTGATATGAAAGCCAATGGTGAAAAAATATCCATGCTAACAGCCTACGATTACACCATGGCAAAGATAGTAGATGGTGCTGGTATAGATGTTATTCTTGTTGGTGATTCGGCTAGTAACGTCATGGCGGGACATGAAACGACATTGCCTATTACTTTAGATCAAATGATATATCATGCATCTTCGGTAATTCGTGCTATAGACCGTGCTTTAGTGGTAGTAGACTTGCCTTTTGGAAGCTACCAAAGTGACCCGAAAGAAGCCCTGCGTTCTGCTATTAGAATTATGAAAGAAAGTGGCGGACATGCTGTAAAACTGGAAGGCGGAAAAGAAATTAAAGAGTCCATAAAGCGTATTTTAAATGCTGGTATTCCTGTTATGGGGCATTTAGGTTTAACGCCACAATCTATCTACAAATTTGGAACTTACACTGTTCGCGCTAAAGAAGAAGAGGAAGCGCTACGCCTTATTGAAGATGCCAAAATGCTTGAGCGCATTGGTTGTTTTGCTATTGTCCTCGAAAAAATACCTGCTAAACTTGCTCAAGAAGTAGCAGAAAGTGTTAGCATTCCCATTATTGGAATTGGCGCTGGTAATGGTGTTGACGGACAAGTTTTGGTTCTACATGATATGCTAGGTATGACACACGAATTTCATCCACGTTTTTTACGCCGCTATATGAATTTGTATGAAGACATGACCAATGCCATTTCCCAGTATGTTGAAGATGTAAAATCGATTGATTTTCCTAATGATAATGAGCAGTATTAA
- a CDS encoding RluA family pseudouridine synthase, which produces MSKLSNKNNLQVLYEDNHIIIVNKRAGDIVQGDKTGDKPLSDIVKAYIKDKYNKPGDVYLGVVHRLDRPTTGLVIFAKTSKVLPRLNALFVSKDIDKTYWAIVKNEPPKAKDTLVNWLKKNPKNNKSSAYPKEVKDSKKAILHYKTLKKLDHYFLLEINLETGRHHQIRSQLSTIGCPIKGDLKYGFDRSNKDASIHLHARHITFIHPVKLEPIHITAPLPNDPIWDACNG; this is translated from the coding sequence ATGTCCAAATTGTCCAATAAAAACAACCTACAGGTTTTATATGAAGATAATCATATCATCATCGTAAACAAACGTGCTGGCGATATTGTACAAGGTGATAAAACAGGCGACAAACCATTAAGCGATATTGTTAAAGCATACATAAAAGACAAATACAACAAACCTGGGGATGTCTATTTAGGGGTTGTGCACCGTTTAGATCGCCCCACGACAGGCCTTGTTATTTTTGCAAAAACCAGCAAAGTATTACCTAGATTAAATGCCTTGTTTGTCTCAAAAGATATTGACAAAACCTATTGGGCTATTGTAAAAAACGAACCACCAAAAGCAAAAGACACTTTGGTTAATTGGCTAAAAAAAAATCCAAAAAACAACAAATCCTCAGCTTATCCAAAAGAAGTAAAAGACAGTAAAAAAGCCATTCTTCATTATAAAACATTAAAGAAATTAGACCATTATTTCTTGCTTGAAATTAATTTAGAAACGGGCAGGCACCACCAAATACGTTCGCAATTATCAACTATTGGTTGCCCCATAAAAGGTGATTTAAAATACGGGTTCGATAGAAGCAATAAAGATGCCAGCATCCATTTGCATGCCAGACACATTACCTTTATACATCCTGTAAAATTAGAACCCATACATATTACTGCACCTTTGCCAAATGATCCTATTTGGGATGCTTGTAATGGTTGA